From one Actinomycetota bacterium genomic stretch:
- a CDS encoding GNAT family N-acetyltransferase — MSGGTYEVTNNEAANRFEAHVEGRVAELVYRQDADRLILIHTGVPEELGGRGIGGALVSAARDHAHRNTLTIEARCPFARRWLREHPIEPSDD; from the coding sequence ATGTCCGGTGGGACGTACGAGGTGACCAACAACGAGGCCGCCAACCGGTTCGAGGCCCACGTGGAGGGACGGGTGGCGGAGCTGGTCTACCGGCAGGACGCGGACCGGCTGATCCTCATCCACACCGGGGTCCCGGAAGAACTGGGCGGGCGGGGCATCGGAGGCGCCCTCGTGTCCGCCGCCCGAGACCATGCTCATCGCAACACGTTGACGATCGAGGCGCGCTGTCCGTTCGCCCGCCGGTGGCTCAGGGAGCACCCGATCGAGCCCTCGGACGACTAG